In the genome of Vicia villosa cultivar HV-30 ecotype Madison, WI linkage group LG7, Vvil1.0, whole genome shotgun sequence, one region contains:
- the LOC131619800 gene encoding WAT1-related protein At4g30420-like: MEYYLPIVVMLLLQFIFAGMTLGTRIALLEGMSPRVFVVYRSAFATIVLAPLAYLSSRRNSSTCSLNLRSFSLIFINSLIGITLYQNLYFEGLYLASSSVASAISNLLPAITFVIAAFVGMEKLNIRSLRTIAKILGTVICVIGAVSIALLKGPKLLNAENIPSKSIINLSLESDDNWLLGCLLLSVSIIAWSIFLILQVPAYKSHPNYISLSAWMCLMATLQSAVVTLFIEQDLNAWKITSVLELGSSLYAGIMGSAVTFCVQAWCISRRGPLFYAMFIPVFTIICTVLAALLLHEEIYFGSLIGAIGVIIGLSIVLWGKAKDVVDYKEKMDPKSKANETEEVKLVINESSEKEYSKNDLKEPLLLC; the protein is encoded by the exons ATGGAGTACTACCTTCCAATAGTTGTTATGTTGTTATTACAGTTTATATTTGCAGGTATGACTCTTGGCACAAGGATTGCTCTTTTAGAAGGTATGAGCCCAAGGGTGTTTGTTGTTTACCGTAGTGCTTTCGCAACCATAGTTCTTGCTCCACTTGCTTATTTATCATCAAG gAGAAACTCTTCAACTTGTTCCTTAAATTTAAGGAGTTTTTCCTTGATATTCATCAACTCTCTTATTGG CATTACGTTgtatcaaaatttatattttgagGGACTATATCTTGCTTCATCTTCAGTTGCAAGTGCCATTTCCAATCTTCTTCCAGCAATCACATTTGTAATAGCAGCTTTTGTAGG AATGGAGAAATTGAATATTAGAAGTTTGAGAACTATAGCCAAAATATTGGGAACAGTGATATGTGTTATTGGAGCAGTGTCCATTGCATTGTTGAAGGGTCCAAAGCTACTAAATGCAGAAAACATACCTTCAAAATCAATTATAAATTTATCCTTAGAAAGTGATGACAATTGGTTGCTTGGATGTTTATTACTCTCAGTTAGCATTATTGCCTGGTCAATTTTTCTCATTTTGCAG GTTCCAGCTTATAAAAGCCATCCAAATTATATATCACTCTCAGCTTGGATGTGTTTAATGGCAACATTACAATCAGCAGTAGTGACATTATTCATTGAGCAAGACCTAAATGCATGGAAGATTACTTCTGTACTTGAACTTGGAAGCTCTTTATATGCA GGAATTATGGGATCTGCAGTAACATTTTGTGTCCAAGCATGGTGCATTTCAAGGAGAGGACCTCTCTTCTATGCTATGTTTATTCCTGTCTTCACTATAATTTGTACTGTATTGGCTGCTTTGTTGCTTCATGAAGAAATATATTTTGGAAG TTTGATAGGTGCAATTGGAGTGATTATTGGCTTGTCTATTGTGCTTTGGGGTAAAGCTAAAGATGTAGTTGATTACAAAGAGAAGATGGATCCAAAATCTAAGGCTAATGAGACTGAGGAAGTGAAATTAGTTATAAATGAATCCTCTGAAAAGGAATATTCTAAAAATGATTTGAAAGAACCTCTCTTACTGTGTTAG